From Rhododendron vialii isolate Sample 1 chromosome 10a, ASM3025357v1, the proteins below share one genomic window:
- the LOC131303169 gene encoding uncharacterized protein LOC131303169: MLSDKQKSALKIIALILIIKILRKKRIGRRLDTDSMLTGPGYMKELVTGNPAHCQEMLRMKIEAFVSMCHHFRIRGWLQNSRYISVEEKVAMFLIALSHNLRNRFVKRRFNHSTQTIHRYFYEVLHAMLNFSKEMIVNTPYDQPAHQIRENRRIRHIFQGAIGALDGTLISAVVPRDQQIPYRGRGRGECYQNVLAICDFDMLFTFVWAGWEGVAHDSRVLRETMSDPANNFPILPPGKYFLCDAAYTHTRRFMAPYRNVRYWLADFQNGQRPRNKEERFNLAHARLRNVIERAFGVLKSRFPILKRMSSYPFAVQRNMVIACITMHNFIRRTCISDQFLDEFNDPNASYDNAQHHVDNFEAGGGSTQADQIFMLTLREQIATHLNAINYS, from the exons ATGTTGTCTGATAAGCAAAAGAGCGCATTAAAGATTATCGCACTTATTTTGATCATCAAAATATTGAGGAAAAAACGTATTGGAAGAAGACTTGATACTGACTCTATGCTTACCGGACCTGGATATATGAAAGAACTTGTAACAGGAAACCCCGCACATTGTCAGGAAATGTTACGGATGAAAATAGAAGCATTCGTAAGCATGTGTCATCACTTTCGTATTAGAGGATGGCTTCAAAATAGTCGTTACATATCTGTAGAAGAAAAGGTCGCAATGTTTCTCATAGCATTGAGTCACAATTTACGGAATCGTTTTGTCAAAAGAAGATTCAATCATTCAACACAAACAATACATAGGTACTTTTATGAAGTATTGCATGCGATGCTGAACTTCTCAAAAGAGATGATTGTTAACACACCTTATGATCAGCCGGCACATCAAATACGAGAGAACCGTCGTATTAGACACATATTTCAG GGTGCGATAGGTGCGCTTGACGGAACTCTTATTTCAGCAGTTGTGCCACGTGATCAACAAATTCCATACAGAGGACGAGGAAGGGGAGAATGTTACCAAAATGTGCTTGCTATATGTGACTTTGATATGTTGTTTACGTTTGTGTGGGCTGGTTGGGAAGGGGTAGCACATGACTCACGGGTGCTAAGAGAAACTATGAGTGATCCAGCTAACAACTTTCCAATTCTTCCTCCAG GAAAATACTTTTTATGTGATGCAGCATATACTCATACTCGTAGATTTATGGCACCATACCGGAATGTGCGGTATTGGTTAGCTGATTTCCAAAATGGTCAACGTCCTAGGAATAAAGAAGAGCGATTCAACCTCGCACATGCGAGGTTACGGAATGTGATTGAGCGTGCTTTTGGAGTTCTGAAGTCTCGTTTTCCAATACTAAAAAGGATGTCATCATATCCTTTCGCGGTACAAAGAAATATGGTGATTGCTTGCATAACCATGCACAATTTTATTCGGAGGACTTGCATTTCAGATCAATTTCTTGACGAATTCAACGATCCAAATGCTTCTTACGACAATGCTCAACATCATGTGGATAATTTCGAAGCAGGTGGAGGATCGACCCAagctgatcaaatttttatgctCACCTTACGAGAGCAAATTGCAACGCATTTGAATGCTATAAACTACTCTTGa
- the LOC131303170 gene encoding uncharacterized protein LOC131303170, with product MILNKYEIYTIIILQANPNAKQFRYTGLQYSNELKALFDGVRATGRFSWGPSKEGFPTDGTQSQSQTYINLDIGSLETPSSPNGDAEKHGNKRQKKNKSDDLDKQLLEALHTLQSSDGPTLEECNRTLDEMQLFDMSDPLYIVACSIFCESKAHREQWMLLHQKPEVVRKSWIELNGKKLGLL from the coding sequence ATGATACTCAATAAATATGAGATTTATACAATTATAATTTTACAAGCCAACCCCAATGCCAAACAATTTCGATATACTGGACTACAATATTCGAACGAGTTAAAAGCATTATTTGACGGTGTTAGAGCAACAGGAAGATTTTCATGGGGACCATCAAAAGAAGGGTTTCCTACTGATGGCACTCAATCACAATCACAAACGTACATTAATCTTGACATTGGATCTCTTGAGACACCTTCTTCGCCAAATGGTGACGCGGAAAAACATGGCAATAAAcggcaaaagaaaaacaagtccGATGATCTTGATAAACAACTGCTTGAAGCTCTTCACACTTTACAAAGTTCTGATGGGCCAACACTAGAAGAATGCAATCGTACTCTGGATGAGATGCAACTTTTTGACATGAGCGACCCATTATATATAGTTGCATGTAGCATTTTTTGCGAGAGCAAGGCACACAGGGAGCAATGGATGCTATTACATCAAAAACCAGAAGTAGTTAGAAAAAGCTGGATagagttgaatggcaagaagTTAGGATTACTTTGA